The DNA region TGTACGGTCCCATGGGTAGCCTTGATGGTATGCCTGATCCAACACTCAcgtaagtcaatggaaaaattcctatTACTTCACCAGGCATTGGATCAGGCGCCACCTGCCTACCTGTTTACAACACTGGGTCCTAAGAGGACTCATGATACACACTTGAGCCCCTCAAAAGAAATAGGAAAAAGACCACATTTTCAgtatttcaaatatataaaaggcCATGAAGGGTTTTGTTTAACCTTTAACAGACAAAGTACCAAGGATGGGTGCAAATGCAAGGGTTATTTCATTTCTAAGGGTTTTTGTGATTTAATAGATTGCATAACGTAATGTGTTTAACCTCTAAGAAAAGATGCCAACAAGTTTAAACATTTGAATAAGACAGTACTGAGACAGGAATGACCTTGAATCTCTGTACCTCCCTCAAATCCTTCATTCTACAGGCAGTTTCAAGCAAAAGTATCTTATCACATATCACCCCTCAACCATGTTTCTGAGGCCCAAACACTCACAAAACCATTAATCAgatatttaaaatatgaattgcCCCTACTCTTATTATTAAAGAATGGATATATTTCAGATCAGAAGCTAGAGATGGAAAGGATCTAGCCAGTCatctcatccatccatccctgaATTATGACCTTCATTTTCTAGTGCAttaaggcagtggctctcaacctttccagacaacagtcaccctttcaggagtctgattgatCTTGCATGCCCCcgagttacacctcacttaaaacccacttgcttacaaaatcagatataaaaatacaaaaaaaaaagggtcacAGAGCACCGTTACTGATGGTTtactttctctctcattttttaccATATAACTATAAATCAACTGGAATCGAAACATTGCACTCACCTTTCCCTGTATAGTATACAgaacaatataaacaagtcattgtacaaaggaaaggaggacttggggcacccgAGAGACTaactaatgctcaaataaatgggttagtctctcgGGTGCCCCAAGCCCTCCTCTccgttttgcgaatacagactaacacgggcgGCTCCCCTGAAACAAGTCATTGTACGAAACTTTAGTTGGGTGCGGACTTCGCCAGCACTTTCAATGTCGCCTGCTGTGAatctaggcaaatatctagatgggcccggggggggggggcagcccagTGCATGGGCGGGAGCGGGGGGAGCCCTGCACTAAGTAGGGTGAGCAGACAGCAAGTGtggaaaaatcaggacggggtgtgtgtgtgtgtggggggggaataggagccgagatagggaaaaaaatccccaaatcgggactgtccccaCAGCACCGGGGCAGTTTCGGCGGCTACTCGTTTTAAGGAACGCGGGCGCCTCTTCCCGACCACGGGCAGCCCCAGGACCAGCCGGCGCCCGCGGAGGGGCGGCCCGGGAGAGACCCACCTTCGCAACTCCTCCTCCTGGATCCGCTCCTCTTCCCACAGGAAGACGCCGGCCAGGGCCGCCATCAGCTTGCAGGCGCCGGCGTGGCGGGCCTGGCAGCGGCGCCACAGGCAGCGGAAGAGGCTCCAGCGCGCCCGCTCCGAGTAGATGTCGCCGTAGAGCTGCCCGGTCTGCTGGGCCCGCCGCACCCGCTGGCCGGTCACGTAGCTGCACTGGCTGGCCAGGAGGGACAGGAGGCTCCGCGGGCCGGGGCATGCCTCGGGCTCCCTCCGGAGCCAGCCCAGCAGCCACTGGTAGCGGCTCCACAGGGCCTGCGCGGGCCCCGGCCGGGCGCCCCAGTGGGCCGAGCGGGCGCAGTACGAATAGATGCTGGCGGGCGGCCTCCGCTGCAGCGGGTGGAACATCGCCGCGCGGCCTAGCGCGAGGGAGCAGCGCCCGTTACCCGCCCGGCTGCGCGCGGGCCAAGCCCGCCTCAGGCCCTGCCGCCTACCGGGAGCGCAACCGCTACCGCGCGCGCGCGCCGCCTCCCTCGCGGGTCTGCCCGCCGCGCCCATTGGCCTCCCGCCGGCCGGCCCCCGGCCGCCCATTGGTGCGCGGCGCCGTCCGTCTGCGGCGCACGCGCCGGCCCCTCGCGGAGCGGGCCCGAGGGCGCCGCCCCCGCCTTGTGAGCCAGCGCGGGCGCCTTGGAGACGCGCGAGGGGCCCTGCGGCGGCAGCGCGCGGGGGCGGCCGGGGAGCTGCCTGcccccgggggcggcgggggcggggaagGGTTTGCCCCTGAAGCCCCCCTGGTCCTGGGTGCCTCGCAGCTGCGGCGTCTCCTCCAAGGCTCTCCAGCCTGGCCCCGCAGCCTCCCTGGCCCCTCCGTAGCGGGCTTAAAAGGGGCCCTTCCTCAGCCGGAAAAGAACAGCCCCCCCCAGGGTGCCCCCTTGCCCAGGACCGCTGGGGGGGCACCCTCCAGTTAGGCCTGAATAGCGACTGGGAGCGGAGGGGGGGGTCATCGCGTAAACTAATTTCCCCCACActgataatatatatatatatatacacacacacacaccacccccccccccgcgactGTATTTTCCGCTCCaggcatctgaggaagtgggttttagcccacgcaAGCTTACGccccaataaattggttagtttctaaggtgccacaaggacgcctgGTTGTGTCCGCCTGCCTGGCTTTCCTCAGCAGGGCCCACCAGACTGCATTCCGAGCCACTCATAACCAGGGTGCGGGAGGACACCTTGAGGGTCAGGCTCCCCGCCTGGGCCTGGCGCCCACAGCTGCAGGTAGAAGAAGAGCTCGTGGCCGAGATGGCAATACACCCTTTTTCTCTCCTTGTAGATTTTTCCTGCTGTGGTACCTAGAGAAGTGCTAGAAAAGTCCCACTTCTGCCTTTCTCTGTAGGCAAACTCAACAAACGGATTCCCTTTGTCTCCTAGCCGTCTTAGTCACTGCAGCCAGCTGCCTATAGTTTTGGGGCACACTATTAGATAGCGGTCTTAcgccaccccagaagtggctgcatagCAACGGCAAGTGGAGCGATCTATTCACAAAGACAGGGTGTATGTCAGCACTGAAAGGTGCAATCTGAAAATTAAGCCATTATGAAAAATGGGACAACTACTTGGAGTCCAAAATCCCACCCCTCAAACCATCTCAGAGTTTTATTATCTCTTGAGTAAAAGTAAACGGAGGGTGAACTCCTCCTTCCCTTCCGTttcaaaaaaagatatagtggcattggaaaaaggttcagaaaagggcaacaaaaattattatgggtatggaacggcttccatatgaggagcgattaataagactgggacttttcagcttggaaaagagacgactaagggcggatatgatagaggtctataaaatcatgactggtgtggagaaagtaaataaggaagtgttatttactcataacacaaggactaggaggcaccaatgaaattaataggtagcaggtttaaaacaaaaggaagtatttttttcacacaatgcacagtcaacctgtggaacttcttgccagaagatgttatgaaggccaagactataacagtgttcaaaaaagaactagataaattcatggaggacaggtccatcaagggctattagccaggatgggctgggatggcatccctagcctctgtttgccagaagctgggaattggcgacaggggatggatcacttgatgatttcctgttctgttcattccctctggggcaccgggtATTGGCcatggtcagaagacaggatgccagatggacctttggtctgacccagtatggccgttcttacgtagTTTCCTGCTCTTCAGCGAAAGACAAGCATTTAGGTAGCAGGTTAGTGGAGAGGACCCTGAAAGATGCCATCCACTGCCAGTATGTGGAAAACCTAAAACGGAAGCCAGACCAGGGCAAGGCATTAGAGATGACTTgcaagtgggatgccagcaaccacttcctccccgGGGGCAGCTTCATCCGATTTGCAGACTGGAGGTTCATCCACAAGGCCTGGCTCAACTGTGTTCCGCTGAACAGCGCCGTCCACCATAAGAATTGGGACAAGCGATGTAGGAAGTGCAGCTAAGCCAGTGACATTACCCCACgtcctgtgtagctgcaagccccattccagagcctggcagctgcgacACAATGCCATCCAAGATCACCTGGTCATCCCACCACCCGTAGGGAAGGTTGCTGTGAACTCCACCATCTCCGGAACCGACAGCCAACTACAACCGGACATCATCATCACCAACGAGGACCGgaagatcatcatggtggacATCAGTGTCTTTTGAGAACAGGACTCTGGCCTTCCATGATGCCTAAGTTCATAAGGTGGAgaaatacgcccctctggccgaAACCTTGAGAGCTACAGGTTACCAGGTGCAGACAATTTGGACGCATTGGATCCCAGTAAGGAACGAGTGTTGAGAGAATGCGGAATTAATCAACGCTACGCTCAGCTGATGTGGCAACTCATAGTGTTGGACGCCATCAGATGTTCGACGGACATCTACACAGAACACATCATCAGACATCGGCAATATCAGGAGGGATGAGCTAGAGTGCCGATGAGAAGCACAGTGGGAAAAGTAActcaaatactttcctcatggattgtgttttctaaatggacaacctaccctaaTTCTCAactactgagggacaatctccactccTTGATagattttgctttccacaaccaaatctctgtacaacttttcatgagtgacgTACCTGACTACTTGGATGCTAATgcctaaactgtattcttaaatttattcacctaaatttgggttattacTGATTGTGCAttctatgtatcatatgacttttaaaaacaaactttgtatttgtggataatctaagcactatacccagatgtacagacacttttttctcaacctgtgtattacataattttaacattagctttaataaaatttaaaatctaaTAGTACCCACAGCTATGACCGTGTTCTACTCAGCCCAAGGGATAGATTCAATCCATTGTGTATAACAGCTCCCAGCAAACATAAGGCCCTGCACTCCTTAAGCACCTGATAGTCCCCTCACACTAAAGGTGCACCCTGAGAGCAGGATCAAACTCAAACAGCACTAGTATTCAATGTACAGATAGCCAGGATGAACAAACAGCTTCCTTCTCTTCTAGAGCAGCGATTCTAAAactttgggtcgggaccccaaagtgggtcacaaccccattttaatggggtcgccaaagctggcttagacttgctggggcccggggctgaagcccgagcctcTTCACCCGAGGCCAGAGGGTTTCAGTCCTACATGTTgggactcaggcttcagtcctccctcccggggtcgtgtagtaattttcattgtcagaagggggttgcggtgcaatgaagtttgagaacccctgttctagagccATGTTCATCCACAATGCCACAGCAAAACCTGTGACTGATCTATGTTGTGTTGAATCAAGACTCCAGCAGTTGGCTCTCCTTGATGCTTCATTCTACCGAAACCCCCCAGCGTAAAGCTCTCAGCCAGTCATACAATACTGGACATGGAGTGAAAAGCCCTTTCTGAGCCCTGGCAGGCTTACAGCCTGAAGCATGAGAGTCAATCAGCCTTATTTTAGCATGATTGGGCCCAGCAATGGAATATAAAGCAACAACCACTTGCAGATTATAGCACAGGACTAGCAGCAAAGAATGCCCAAGTTTTAGCTCCAGCTCTGCATCTGTTATTTTGGGAAAGTCACCTAACTTCTCTTTCAtcatttcccttctctgaaaTGGAGAGGTTTCTTGTGTCACAGAGGAGTCAAGAGGCTTGTTAAACTGATCTTACAAATGACAAGTGCCAACTACTACCAGAGTAACCCCTTCTTTCTCTTGTTCCTCAGCACTGTGACAAATAATCTTGTGTGAAATAAAGAGTAAGGACTCCCAGGGGAGACTAGTTAcatcctttttattttctctagaaaaaaatcagaacataGAGCTGAATTTACATAAGCCACCAGTGCCTTGTGGATGACATTAATGGTGTGAAAGGGATCTCACAGACTGAATACATGGATCATCTGTAAACCGGTTGTGGAGTCCCAGCGGCAGAAACCAGGTGAGCAGAGGCAGTCACCGTTCCTAAAGTGGCTCAAAGTCCCTTTGGCACATGGATATGTTGCCAGTTCTGCTTTCCCTCCCTAGGCCTTGAGGAGGAAAAGAAAGCTGCATGGAGTGGCTAGGAATAAGGTTTTCCCCAGATTTCAGGTAGATTTCCTCAAGCTCCAAGGATCAATTATTAGTTGGGGATAATTAAAGTATTTTTACAGAAATACAATTTTTTATGCATAGGATGTTTTTAGTCCAACACacactctccctctctcacaGCAGTAGGGGGAAACCCAGAACATTTCCCACCCAAACCAGACACAGAGCTCACTGTGGAGTCCACTATATAAATGGACTGTAATTCAATATCAGAGCAAGAACAGGGATGCCAAGTAATGGCAAGATCATATCAGCCATCAGGATACAGTCTAGGGGCCTCACTAATACACCCTTTGGCTGCATGTATAACAGCTGGCATTAAGCTGACCATTCCATTGAAGTGGAAGGGAAAAGCAAAGCTGAGACATTTGGTTGCCTGCTGGAGAAGACCCCATTACCATTACCACTGGCAGCCTCTTTGCCACCTGAGTTCCTTCTAAACTCTAAAAGTCCTTTATCAGACACCTTATCTATTTGTTCCCCTCTCTGCTCCAAGCCTTTCAGTGGAGAAGATGCCTTAACTCTCCAGAGTCAATTTACGAGCTATGGTGGCTTTCCCCTAAGGAGGGGGTGCCGGGGGTGGAATGTCTTACTTTCTCCTAGGATAAGACTCCAGGTTTGCATCTGAGGTCTGGATGTTGGATTACATTGGCAATCTCCTCTTTTGTACTGCCAACACTGTTGCAAATATGGGAGGGAAAGGAATGAGCTCAACAACATTGCTGGTAACACTTCAATAGCAGATATACATTCAAAGAGAAGGAGAGGGGATCCATTCGGAACTGCGTAAGAGTTCCAAGCTGCAGTAGGCCTGTACCAAAGTGACTCAGACAAACCACCGCATCATCAGCTCCAAGCCAGCACTCGGGGGACATGACCTTCCTTCCCGAGCCTCATTATTCCATTTGAAGAACATGACCAAACCCCACACAGAACTCAGCTCAGCATTTCAGTGACATGCAGGCCACTTTCTAAAACCTCTTTAAAAACAATCCCCTCCAAGGAGAAGTGACCGTTTAACTGTTTCCCCTTCAATATCTTTCAGTGTTATATGCTGTCCCTACAATTGTGACGATGGCTGGCACAGTGCACATATATGGATGCGTGTTACTGGCTCCTTCTCGGCAGGCCTGGTACCAGCACGCTGCACTGCTACATGTGCAGGGAGAAGGGAGCCCAGTCCAGTGCTCCTTGTGGAAATAAAGCACCAGGAGTAGTTCTAGAGTGCTTCCTGGAGCTGTTAGACGAAGAGTGCTGGTTGGTCACAGCCTATCCTCTTCAGCTGGGAGAATGGTCTTTGTAAAGggcaaaaaggagagaaaaatatctAGATTAAAAGAAAAGGGGACAAAATGCCTTAAAACCAGAGCAGGTCAGCGTGAAGACAGACTTTGCATACAATCTCTAGCCAGCTGTCTATCTTGTGGAGACCATGGAACAGGGTTTCAGTAGTTGTCACCGTACAGCAGATTGTTCTCTTTTTTAACACCAGACTAAAAGCTGTCATAGATCCACCTGCTGACTGTGCTGTGGTAGCCACGGGCGCTGGACCTGAACAGGTACTGTCAGCTCCCTTTATACCACAGTTGAAATTAgcacagctttttttaaaagggaggctCCATCTTTCACCCAGCTCTGGCCTAACATTTGCAAACTTATCGGAGGGCCACTTAATGGTAGCGGTATACAGCAGCTAGTCCTAGCAAGTTCCACAGTTCCCCagaagtcgggggggggggggggctgtgagctcGAGTAAAGTGCAAAATGCTTGTGTAAATAGCATGGATCAGAGTGTAGAAGTGGAAAAAGCAGCGGTGGCAGATTTGCTAGACCTTTCAACAAGTATGCTATCGATATAAAGGAATTTCTCCTCTAGACACTAGTTCATAGTGGCGGGAGTTTCACCTATATATAGGTGCCATGGTGCTCCTATGGAGCACACCTCTCCAGGTGTGCTTATCACTAAGTTACACCTCTACAGAGGCTTGACTGAGCTTGCATGGATAAGAGCAGAAGACTGTAGAATTCACCTCTAATACAGGTGTGTGTACCTGTGTGACTTTCACCTCTGTGTAGGCATACGGGCCAGTGTGAATGAGATCTTGAATATCACAATGCAAGATTATGGAACCACCCTGCCCCCAACCACACCCCCTTGCCCCCAGGTATGCACATGCATGTCACAGACAGGTGTGATCTCCTGCACAGCTATGCATTCCTGCACCATGCTGGTGAGTACATGGGTGAGTGGGAGTATTGGGGCAGCACAGTACGAGTCTCTGAGATTACACAGGAAGTTGAGAGCTGCTGAAATCACCCTGGTCAGGTACTATTTCAGCACTGCCAGGTACGTACAGTCCATGGGAGTGGGAGataaaaatcacaaaacaaaGTCCTTAAAACAAGAGGGTTTGGGGGCTCTGTAGGAAGAAACCGCTGGTCATTTGACTCTCTAAAGCAAGTCCTCTCCCTTGTGGGTAGAAGAGCATAAGAGTGAGCAAGGTGCCTGGGAAGTGAGGCACCGTTGAGTGGCCTCCATGGGCAAGGGAGGTGCATTCCCAAAAAGAGGTGGGCAGTTAGTTTTGGGGGGCTGGGAGAAAGCCTAGCTGCCACCCGCTATGGCTCGCTGGCAGCATTATGGCGTATAAGCAGGAGGCGGCTGGAACTGGTTGATCACTTCGTACTCTGCGGGGTAAGGTTCATTCTCCTCCATCTCGGACAGCATCTCCAgtgcctgctcctcctcctcggTTGGGTAGTGGCGCAGCAGGTTGGCAGCGGTAGCGAGGATGGAGGCTCCGCCGGCTCCCGCCACCAGGTAAAAGCTGACCGCAAAGGTGACGTAGACCTGAGACCCATGGTACTTTTTGTGCTGCTGTTGCTGTGCAAGAATCAGCTCCGAGGCCCAGTAACAGAATCCAATCACAGTGGCACATTGCAAAACTGAGACCAGCAGCCATGGAGGATATGCGAGAGAGAGAAAGTAGTAAGTGACAAGGAGGAAGCAAATTACTCTATTTGTTAGGCAAAAATCAACGAGACTGCACAGGAAGCCCCCTGGGAGACCACCACAAAGCAAACAGAAAGGCCAGGTTTTCAGGGCTGGCCCGATGTCTCTGCACAGTAATGCACACGAACCCCAGCCTGACTTCTATAACCTGCATAGCACGGTGGGAGGGTTCGTTAACTAGAAGTGGGAAAACGGACACATGCCATGAAAGCCAAAACAGGCTGGGAGAAATCATGGGCAATGTGGGCTTTAAGGAGGAGCTGACCATGCCTGGGAGTCAGGGCCAGAGTGTTCAATCTCTAAATTCATCTTTCACAAACCGGGGAAGGGGGCACATGGGAGCCAGCAGGCAGGAAGGGAAGTTGAAGGTTCACGCAAGTTACGCAACTTTGCACCACACCTTTGGCACATCTCCagggctgatttagaacaaccctggtcacagtgcAGAGCGGGCAGCTGGCACCTGTGTGACACAGCAGGTGGGGGCGTACAACCCTGCTGCTACGAAGATCAATGGCAATTCTTCCCCTgacttggggggaaggggacccaTGGTTATCTTGGTTCACTCTGTGCTAAGGGATCACTCTGAAAATGAAACATACCAGCTCATCCCCATTAACAGAGTAAATATAAACTTCATCCTAGGCCTCTATTTCTCACAGATTTAACCCCCGCTTTTTAAGCTGCAGCTGCACAACATGGAGCAAGAGTCCTGCAGCCAAGAGCACAGACTGACACCTCTAGGACTCTAATGCTCTGTGCTGATAGCAGAGGGGAAGATAGCTGCAGAGCTCATGTGCCTTTGAGAACGCAGACCCAGCAGGGATCAGGGTCACAAGGAAGGCAAGGAAAACCCCTTTGGATAGCAACACTATATCCTGTTTGCTATACTCTGAGGTATAGTTGGCTGAGGGTGTACAAGGGCCCAAGGTAAGATATCAGCTCAGCTTTCTCATGCTGCAGTTGATGGTGCTAACTTCCGTGCTCGTATGCTACCTCACATAACCAGCCTCACTGAGGTGCAAATGCCCTGGCAGTTACCTGTGAGAATGTGAGCAAAAGCATAGCGCCGAGTGATCTTCAGCGCAGGATGCTTGGGTCCAAAAACATCCAGCAGGAAAGCTGAAAGGCTGCAGATTATTCCAAGGAAACAGAAAGCAGCGATGACCCGGAGCAACAAGACCGTCTGTGGATTCATGCAGTAGTCTGAGAAAGAGAGAATACAAAGTGTCAAACCTCAAAATCTCACTGTCATAATGGATTTTGAGCTGCTCAGCTCATTCAAACACTGAGATGGGCTTCTCAGAACCGAATCATTTAACCTTCCACATGCCTCAGAATCCATGCAGGGGACTGCACAGGCATCAGCCTTCAGCTACCAGGCCTTTATTGGGGGCATCTTCACTTGGAGCTCTGCAGAGCACATTTCTACTGAAATATTCACACTTTATCCAGACACCATACTTCTGTCCCTCAACCAAAGCAGGAATGACTGATCAGTTATCAAACACGGGAACAGAGCCTGCCCGTCATACCAGATCAGAAATATCAGTTCAGACGTCTTCTGCCTCTGCCCAATCATCCAGCCCAAAGTTATTCCCACAAGAGCACAATGGCGACAGAGATCTATACATAAATTTAGGGGCCAATCACAAGGTGCTGTGAAccctcaactcctattgacttcagtccGAGGtgtgggtgctcagtgcctctCAAGAGGTGCTTATCACCCCATAATTTGCAATTCTGTACAATGTTTTTCCAAAGCTAGTGAAAGGCACTAACAAAACAGAAGAGATACAGGCACAAACCAGGACATTGCCAGTTGCATTCACCTTAATATTCCAAAGTGTATACACTGCAACTATCAACCAGATCAGTCAAATATTTCACTGGAAGTTATTACGCTGATGAAACTGACTCAGGAAACAG from Lepidochelys kempii isolate rLepKem1 chromosome 26, rLepKem1.hap2, whole genome shotgun sequence includes:
- the TMEM127 gene encoding transmembrane protein 127 yields the protein MYTPGGSGLPGGRRRRGQSGGALPKQPERSLASALPGALSITALCTALAEPAWLRIHGGTCSRQELGVADVLGYVDPELLRDYCMNPQTVLLLRVIAAFCFLGIICSLSAFLLDVFGPKHPALKITRRYAFAHILTVLQCATVIGFCYWASELILAQQQQHKKYHGSQVYVTFAVSFYLVAGAGGASILATAANLLRHYPTEEEEQALEMLSEMEENEPYPAEYEVINQFQPPPAYTP